ggctacttcccttcacttggacctgcaaaaaagaaatcaggggttagtcttaggaacctaaactagtttgggtccctttctataggcaaaggggtaAATTAAATTCCTTTTGGCCCACCCAGgaagcctatttttctcttgaacaaaggttttgatcttttgactggccttttgcattacattcatttttgtaatgactagtcttgccacagtgtgtgcagattttgttttcaagaagagtgatgtacttgcttttggggtcccacttaggtgcttgggtcccatagccaagtcctcttttgttgctactgtggtGTTCTTATAGCCAGgatagtgcatcagaagcctaATTCCATTTGCaggttctgtctagttcatgctttaccttccctaggtcttcttttaagactcttatctgctcatcctttttatacaactcatccttcatttttcctagattttttctaaggtgagatgtgtgtgatcaactttcttcttACATGctcctaatttcaattttaaatgttcagacctaagttctaagacactggtgtcaagttcaagaacctggttcttcaactcagcatttttactgtcactctcattagccctagattctagatttttgcacttggcttttaagaACACACACTCCCTAGATAgttgttccttctcattgttaattaccTCAGACTCATCTATGAAGTCTAGCAATAGTTCAGATAACCTTTCTTTAGAtagaaatttaatcttgtctttgagatgaatcacacttacctcttgttcatcatctgattctcggatggccataagtgcttgttcatctccagcttcatcttctaaaTCATCATCTGATGTTTCTTCCCAAGCcacaaccatagcctttgttgatcctttgttccttttgggttgaacctgttccttcttcttgttccttcgttcaaccctttccttcttccattcaattttccactgaggacaattcttgatcatgtgatcagtcttgccacatttgtagcaaccctcgttggtctgtttctgaggagcccttggtttgttgaaggttgtacctcttgaagaactctTTCCTCTTattaggtactttttgaaatcccttgtgatcatgacCATTTCATCGTCCTCCAGATCTGCACCTTCAGTTATTCTAAGAGCCAAACTCCTTTGATTCTTGGGTGTATcaattttcatggtttgccttctcagttcataggcagtgagatttccaatcaattcatccaacttgagagtggcaatgttctttgattccttaatagcagtgattttgctttcccaagtaacTGGCAAAACCCTTGTTagaattttctcaaccttgtcttcttcaagggtAATCCTTCCAaggacttaagttcatttgttagtgttgtgaaccttgtatacatctcttggatgatttctccttccttcatggtgaaattctcatattgagaatacagtagtgttcctcttgatctcttcacttgaggagttccttcatgagccactagtagtacaactttgaattctactgtactcgtctggaccaagtccacacacaagccatttcttggccttagcattctttTTCCACTTCTTCAAGTCCTCAGTATTGCAGTCAGCTctagtctttggcacatccactccttcaacattcttcttcatggtagccaggggaccatcagtaacaatgtcccagagttcatagtcctCTCCGATGAtatgatctctcatcctgttttTTCACCAGgagtagtactggccattaaagagtggaggcctagcagtggattgtccTTCCCAGTTTACACATGGTGCAatcatcttgatctgttcctaaggtaTTAGCCTGTTCAAGGATAacatgctctgataccaattgatgttttatacttcaataccacacaagagagggggaggtgatttgtgtggtgcctAATTTTTCGCTTAacctgattatagaaggacctggttcttctatgtgttccaactactaccgttgcggaataataagtacagaaattaaagaacacaaagattttacgtggaaaacacctggctcaaaaggtaaaaaaccACAACCTACTTGGATTTTATgtggattttcccaaactctctactaaaatcactgagccaaaaactgcatttacaaaaaatcttttgtaaacctaggattaactctaatcccgttgtagcacacaacctcaactgttgcgacaacttcaagttaactctaacttgaaaactctgagtacctaatacaattgcttctagataaagctgaaaggtataaTATAAAAACacatactacaattgaactagaataaaagacagacactttgaactggttcttctatctggttcaagtagcttcagatttgcacgcttgaatcacacacaaattttctcaaccttgtcttcttcaaggataattctcccaagcgatttaagttcatttgttagtgttgtgaatcttgtgtacatctcctggatagtttctccttccttcatagtgaaattctcatattgagaatatagaaGTGTTCCTCTtaatctctttacttgaggagttccttcatgagccacttgtaaagtgtcccatatctccttagaagtggtacaactttgaatcctgtTGTAATCGTCTAGACCTAGTCCACATataagccatttcttggccttgacattcttttcccatttctttaAGTCTTtagcagtgcagtcagctcttgtctttggcacatccactccttcagcattcttctttgtagtagctaggggaccatcagtgactatgtcccagagttcatagtcttctcctatgatgtgatatcTCATCTTGTTCTTCCActaagaatagtactgaccattaaagagtgggGGCCTGgaagtggattgcccttcccagtttccaggtggtgcactcatcttgatcttttcctaaggtgttaacctcttcaaggataaaCCGCCCTGATACCAATTGTTGTTTTATAcatcaataccacacaagggggggtgatttgtgtggtacccaattttcactTAACTttattatagaaggacctggttcttctatgtgttctaactactactatttgcggaataataagtaaagaaaataaagaacatagagatttttacgtggaaaacacctggctcaaaaggtgaaaaaaccatgacctactactcagtaggattttcccaaacatccactaaaatcactaagccaaaaactacatttacaaaaactcttttgtaaacctaggattaactctaatcccgttgtggcacacagcctcaactgttgagataacttcaagttaactctaacttgaacattCTAGGTATCTAATAtaattgcttctataaaagctaaaaggtacaatataaaatcacctactacaattgaactagaataaaagatagacacttggcactggttcttctatcttattcaagtagcttcaggattgcacacttgaatcacacataaattgcctgcaaaatcgccttgctcttttattctcaatttaagtttaacttctgcttatgtgcattgcctgtaaaagagaacaacactgatatttaatgggttagtaattagagattgactgggattCAGATACTACTCTTCTATCATACAAGAGTtttagttgatctcatactctaacactatcttcttcctaaactatgttctcttcatgtaaggagtctttctctccttatccaatatgcaaccttttcgatcagatcaagaGATATTACttttgataagttagatttatctccttcacgtgcatctcacatgtttgggttgatcatgactgtgcttctcAAGATGGACCCgatccatgtctgagttcttttgtcagtcttcaaaacttcacttgTACTTGGGCCAACAGTTACAGCACCAGCTACCACTCCACCTACTTagccagctcgaggtggaggtcgggcaggtagaggtcgccctagagggggatcCGAGACAAGATATTATGCTCTTCTTACTGGGACAGAGGTAGTTGCATCCAACTCTGTCATTACTGATGTTGTTTcgatctgtcatagagatgcatcagtcttatttgatccaagctccacttattcctatgtgtcatcatattttgattCGTACTTAGGCGTGTCCCATGATTCTTTGATTTCGCATGTCTATGTGTCTATACCTGTGGGAGATTT
The Nicotiana sylvestris chromosome 11, ASM39365v2, whole genome shotgun sequence DNA segment above includes these coding regions:
- the LOC138880782 gene encoding uncharacterized protein — its product is MRYHIIGEDYELWDIVTDGPLATTKKNAEGVDVPKTRADCTAKDLKKWEKNVKAKKWLICGLGLDDYNRIQSCTTSKEIWDTLQVAHEGTPQVKRLRGTLLYSQYENFTMKEGETIQEMMRDHIIGEDYELWDIVTDGPLATMKKNVEGVDVPKTRADCNTEDLKKWKKNAKAKKWLVCGLGPDEITLEEDKVEKILTRVLPVTWESKITAIKESKNIATLKLDELIGNLTAYELRRQTMKIDTPKNQRSLALRITEGADLEDDEMVMITRDFKKNKKKEQVQPKRNKGSTKAMVVAWEETSDDDLEDEAGDEQALMAIRESDDEQEVSVIHLKDKIKFLSKERLSELLLDFIDESEVINNEKEQLSRECVFLKAKCKNLESRANESDSKNAELKNQVLELDTSVLELRSEHLKLKLGACKKKVDHTHLTLEKI